ATCTCGGCTTAGAGTCAAAAATCCGGATATGCATCGGGCAGTTCATCGGTTTTAAAAGATAACCCTCAACCTCCCCTTTTTCTAAACGATTAGCCAGTTCCGCACAGCTCATGTTTTTGCTTTCAAAAGTCTTAAGCTCTTCAGGATCAAGTATCGGAGGAAACTGTGAGTCACGATAATAAGGATAATGTCCAGAGGTTCTAAAAAGATCAAGCTGACCTATATGAGGGGTATAGACTAACTGATAACCTCTTTTTAATAACTCATCGGTTAAAAAATTCTGAAGTTCCCTCCTGATCACAGCTCCTTTAGGAAGCCAAAGGGGCAGTCCTGCCCCAATCTTTTCGTCTATGAGGAAGAGTTCAAGTTCTTTTCCTATTTTACGATGATCCCTCTTTTTAGCTTGATCCAACTGGTTAAGATAATCTTCGAGTTCTTCCTTGGTATAAAAGGCCGTGCCATAGATCCTTTGCAATTGGGGATTTTTTTCATCTCCCTTGTAATAAGCACTGGCAACATGCGTAAGCTTAAATCCCTTGATCATTCCCGTGTCTTCGACATGAGGTCCTGCACAAAGATCAATAAACGGCCCATTCTGATAAAGGGTAATGGGCTCGTTGTCGGGAATCGACTCAAGAATATCGAGTTTATAGCGGCTTGGTACTTTTCTTTCCGAAAGTGCTCCCAATCTTCCTTTAAACCCTAGCTTCCTTGCTTCTTCTCTAGAGATCTCAATCCTTTTAAAAGGTTGTCTTTCGGCAATAATCCTCTGCATCCTTTCTTCGATGGCCGGAAAATCCTGCGGGCTAATCCGATGATCCAGTTCTACATCATAATAAAAGCCTCCTTCTACAGGAGGTCCCGCTGCTAACTGTGCATCAGGCCACAATTCCAAAAGAGCCGTAGCCAACACATGAGCCGCAGAATGGCGCAACTTTTCAAGTTCGTTCATCATACCAAACCCTTAAGAGGTAGTTTTATTTTAATCCAATGTTTAAAAATAGCTTTCTCCTCGCCCACCCTCAATGAAGCTATCGAAACAAAAATCTAAACCCATCTTTCATTTCTCATTTAACTCTTACAAGCAAGGGATCGCTTTGAACCGCTTAAAATTTTTCTTTTTTTCAAGTACAATAAAACAAAAGATAAAGCCAATGTAAACAGGGAAAGAATTTGGCCTTGGGTAACAAAGCCAAAGTAATAACCGATATGTAGATCGGGCTCTCGAAAACATTCTCCAAGGATTCTCAGCAAGCTATAACTAAAAAGAAAACCTATCGAAACGGATCCAGCCGATTTTTTACGGAAACGCAAATAAGTCAAAATTCCAAAGAGTACCACTCCTTCGAGCAGTGCTTCATAAAGCTGAGAGGGATGTCTCGGCACAGCCTGTCCATTAATCATAGGGGCATCCGGAAAGATCACCCCCCATGGAAGCGTGGTGGGCCTGCCCCAAAGTTCACCATTAACAAAGTTGGCCAACCTTCCAAAAAATATACCCACAGGGGCCAACCAAACAGCTGCATCAGCGATATGGAAAAAAGGGACTTTCCACTTCCGGGAAGCCCAAAATAGAACAATTAAAACGCCCAAAATACCCCCATGGCTGGACATCCCCCCCTTCCATATTTGGAAAACAAACCAAGGTTCTCTCACGGTATGAAAGAAGTCATAAAGAAGACAATAACCAAGCCGACCCCCGATCATAACTCCACCCAGGGCTATCCAGAAGACAAGATCATCGATCTGGCGAGTGGAAAGCTCAAGCAATCCATGTTTTCTTTGCCACCTCATCCCTAACCACAGGAAGAAAAACCCAAGGGCATAAGATAGTCCATAATACCGAATGCCAAAACCATTAGAAAACTGGATGAGAAAAGGACTGAGGTGATGAACAAAATAGGCGATCATCAGAAATTCAAGGAAAAATAAGATAATGGACAAAAAAACATTTTAGAAAGGCTTTGACTTCCAACTTCCTTCTTACTAAAATCCTTCATAATTAGCAATTAAAAAAGCTTACTTGCAATCATACTCAAGCCAGCGAAGAGTAGGAGTCTAGACGGTGGAAAATGATTAATAAAAAGAAAAACAAGGAGGTTATCCCATGAAAACACTTATCAAACTTTCTGTTGTCATGATGTCTTTAGGTCTTGCTTTCGGTCCACTTTGCAGCTTTGCGAAACCCAAAGCTCAACAAGTTCAAGACGAAACTAAACCTGAAAAAAAATCAAAGAAACATCATAAAAAAGAGAAAAAAGAAGAGAAGAAAGATCAAAGTTCTTCCAAATCCTAATCACCCATTGGCTTTTTTCCCATTGGCCGGATGATAGGTACCGCTTAAACTACCTTTCCTCTTCGCTGGTTTAAGTAAGTAAAGAGTCCCAAGTTGCCCGGTTTTTGTCTCTTCAGCATAAAAAAGAGATCTATCTCTTAGCTTTTTAACAGCCAATATTCGATACTATCGAAAAGGGCTAACCAAGATGCCTCTACAATATCATGCGAAACTCCGACCGTAGACCAGCTCTTTTTCCCATCAGTTGACTCAACCCATACACGAATAGATGACGCAGTGCCCTCTTTAGAGTCCACAATCCTGACTTTATAGTCTTCCAAGCGGACCTGGCTAATTTCAGGATAAAACTTTGCAAGCGCCTCGCGCAATGCCCTATCTAAAGCATGGACAGGCCCATCACCTTCAGCAACGGTGTATATCCTTTCTCCTCGAATAGACAGCTTAACTGTTGCTTCGCAAACTTTGTAATTTTTCGAAGGAAGCTGGCGGATCGACACGTGGTATTCCATCAAATTGAAAAAGGGAGGATAAGGAGAAAGTGTTTTCTTCAGCAATAGAGCGAAAGAGGCTTCTGCCGATTCAAATTCATACCCTTTAGCTTCCAACTCTTTGATTTTATTGAGAACCCGCTGGATGTTAGGGTTGTTTTCTTCCAAAATGATGCCCAAATCCTTGGCCTTGAGAATGATATTGGATTTGCCAGAAAGCTCTCCCACTAAAACCCTTCGGTTATTACCTACGGCCGAAGGATCAATATGCTCGTAACTTCTCAGCACTTTCTGCAAGGCATTAACATGCGTTCCACCCTTATGGGCAAAAGCGGACTTGCCTACGAATGGAGCCCTAGGATTGGGTTTAATGTTGGCAATTTCATCTACAAAGAGAGACAACTCCCTCAGTTCTTTGAGTTTTCCAGGTGGAAGGACTTTCTGACCCATCTTGAGTTCAAGATTGGCTATCACTGAAATTAGATTACAATTTCCAGTTCTTTCACCATAACCGTTAATTGTTCCTTGAACTTGCTGAACTCCCGCCTTTACAGCGACAAGAGCATTGGCAACAGCCAGCTCACAATCATTGTGTGTATGAATTCCCAAAGGAGTCTTGCAATGCGCTAAGACATCTGTCGTAATCGTCCCGATTTCCCAAGGTAACGACCCGCCATTGGTATCACAAAGAACAATGTAATCGGCTCCCGCTTCCTCAGCTTCTTTGATACACTCCAGCGCATAGGCTTTGTCCGCTTTATAACCGTCAAAAAAATGCTCGGCATCGAATATAACTTCACGGCCATGAGATTTTAAAAACTTTATAGAGTCCCTAATCATAGCCAGGTTTTCCTCAGGAGTAGTCTTCAATACCTCAAGAACATGGAAAAGCCAGCTTTTGCCAAACAAGGTGATGACGGGGCTTTGCGCCTCTAGCAGTAGCTTTATCTGCGGGTCTTCCTCCACATGCAGCTGAGCCCTACGGGTACTACCAAAAGCGGCGATCTTTGCCTGTTTTAGCTCTAAATCTTTTAAGTGGGTAAAAAAAGAAAAATCTTTAGGATTGCTCCCTGGCCATCCTCCTTCAATATAATTTATTCCAAATTCATCTAATCTCTTGGCAACACGGAGCTTATCAGATAATGAAAAATGGATGGCTTCCCCCTGAGACCCATCCCTTAAAGTCGTATCATAAAGAACCAATCGGCTCGGATTTACTGTATTCATCGCTGAAAGAATAACCTTCTCATAAAATAGGGAGAAATCAAATAGGATTTAATCTAGACAAGATAAATAAAAAAAAGATAAATTAATAGGATGCAAATTCAGATTTCATCACCAACCGTAAAGTTGACCGATGCTCTTTACAAC
The DNA window shown above is from Methylacidiphilum caldifontis and carries:
- the thrS gene encoding threonine--tRNA ligase produces the protein MNELEKLRHSAAHVLATALLELWPDAQLAAGPPVEGGFYYDVELDHRISPQDFPAIEERMQRIIAERQPFKRIEISREEARKLGFKGRLGALSERKVPSRYKLDILESIPDNEPITLYQNGPFIDLCAGPHVEDTGMIKGFKLTHVASAYYKGDEKNPQLQRIYGTAFYTKEELEDYLNQLDQAKKRDHRKIGKELELFLIDEKIGAGLPLWLPKGAVIRRELQNFLTDELLKRGYQLVYTPHIGQLDLFRTSGHYPYYRDSQFPPILDPEELKTFESKNMSCAELANRLEKGEVEGYLLKPMNCPMHIRIFDSKPRSYRDLPIRIAEFGTVYRFEKSGELSGLTRVRGFTQDDAHIFCMESQVEGELLSCLELVKVVVQKMGLLDTKVRLGLRGEDKEKYVGNPESWKKAEEDLRKAAAQSGFDFVEEPGEAAFYGPKVDFLVKDAIGRSWQLGTVQLDYNLPSRFSLSYVGEDGHPHLPVIIHRAPFGSLERFLAILIEHFEGHFPLWLAPEQVRIIPVSDAFVNYGEKIKEILQQNHFRVNLDRKNETLGAKIRVAQLEKVPYMLIVGKKEEQMSRVSVRSAKKGNIGEMQLDHFISLITAEYKERRL
- the lgt gene encoding prolipoprotein diacylglyceryl transferase yields the protein MIAYFVHHLSPFLIQFSNGFGIRYYGLSYALGFFFLWLGMRWQRKHGLLELSTRQIDDLVFWIALGGVMIGGRLGYCLLYDFFHTVREPWFVFQIWKGGMSSHGGILGVLIVLFWASRKWKVPFFHIADAAVWLAPVGIFFGRLANFVNGELWGRPTTLPWGVIFPDAPMINGQAVPRHPSQLYEALLEGVVLFGILTYLRFRKKSAGSVSIGFLFSYSLLRILGECFREPDLHIGYYFGFVTQGQILSLFTLALSFVLLYLKKRKILSGSKRSLACKS
- the cimA gene encoding citramalate synthase → MNTVNPSRLVLYDTTLRDGSQGEAIHFSLSDKLRVAKRLDEFGINYIEGGWPGSNPKDFSFFTHLKDLELKQAKIAAFGSTRRAQLHVEEDPQIKLLLEAQSPVITLFGKSWLFHVLEVLKTTPEENLAMIRDSIKFLKSHGREVIFDAEHFFDGYKADKAYALECIKEAEEAGADYIVLCDTNGGSLPWEIGTITTDVLAHCKTPLGIHTHNDCELAVANALVAVKAGVQQVQGTINGYGERTGNCNLISVIANLELKMGQKVLPPGKLKELRELSLFVDEIANIKPNPRAPFVGKSAFAHKGGTHVNALQKVLRSYEHIDPSAVGNNRRVLVGELSGKSNIILKAKDLGIILEENNPNIQRVLNKIKELEAKGYEFESAEASFALLLKKTLSPYPPFFNLMEYHVSIRQLPSKNYKVCEATVKLSIRGERIYTVAEGDGPVHALDRALREALAKFYPEISQVRLEDYKVRIVDSKEGTASSIRVWVESTDGKKSWSTVGVSHDIVEASWLALFDSIEYWLLKS